In Lachancea thermotolerans CBS 6340 chromosome H complete sequence, a single genomic region encodes these proteins:
- the ALG2 gene encoding GDP-Man:Man(1)GlcNAc(2)-PP-dolichol alpha-1,3-mannosyltransferase (similar to uniprot|P43636 Saccharomyces cerevisiae YGL065C ALG2 Mannosyltransferase mannosylates Man2GlcNAc2-PP-Dol to form Man3GlcNAc2-PP-Dol which is a precursor required for asparagine-linked protein glycosylation), producing MQGKQEAMKRGNNEGSLPKLNIAFVHPDLGIGGAERLVIDAAVGLQQQGHEVVIYTSHCDKNHCFEEVKSGEIKVEVFGDFLPTNLAGKLFIMFANLRQLYLTTKLMSKGKIHHHDLFIVDQLSTCVPLLSAFGNRSRVLFYCHFPDQLLAQRTNLIKSLYRIPFDLLEQLTMNAADCIVVNSNFTKSVYKRTFRLFSQKPNVVHPCVGLETELVQDKDFALYKKLFPPSTRFYLSVNRYERKKNIELAIKSFALSTESKRSNVKLVIAGGYDDKVLENKEYLKELQNISKNSNLPYFTLHYAHWDQQLSDSGISGATDAKVLFLTSISSSLKDQLLRETDLLLYTPSFEHFGIVPLEAMKLGKPVLAVNNGGPLETIVSLIPNTNENNSTGWLRPSDPKEWADAIEESRDFIKEVDNIFKNNGPERVKKLFSRTAMTNQFEKNIQDISWKTDKKSWLGYIMFISSVLSVIFPAALLMGCNSLSFCVLNATLVILFHSVPTLMCIVSAVLLTRLFEVLIQK from the coding sequence ATGCAAGGAAAACAGGAAGCAATGAAACGGGGAAATAACGAGGGCTCGCTACCCAAACTCAATATCGCGTTCGTCCATCCAGACTTAGGCATTGGTGGTGCTGAAAGGCTGGTGATCGATGCTGCTGTTgggcttcagcagcagggCCATGAGGTAGTTATTTACACTAGCCATTGCGACAAGAATCattgctttgaagaagtgaAAAGTGGAGAGATCAAAGTCGAAGTCTTCGGAGACTTTTTGCCTACAAACTTGGCAGGTAAACTCTTTATTATGTTCGCAAACTTACGCCAACTCTATTTGACGACGAAACTAATGTCCAAAGGGAAAATACATCATCACGACTTATTTATTGTCGATCAGCTTTCAACCTGCGTACCTCTTCTCTCTGCGTTTGGGAATAGAAGCAGAGTCCTCTTCTATTGTCATTTTCCTGACCAACTGCTCGCACAAAGAACTAATCTGATCAAAAGTCTCTACCGGATTCCGTTTGATCTACTTGAGCAGCTAACAATGAACGCTGCGGATTGCATTGTGGTCAACTCAAACTTTACAAAATCCGTTTACAAGCGCACATTCCGTTtattttctcaaaagccaAATGTTGTGCATCCTTGCGTAGGTTTAGAAACAGAACTTGTCCAAGACAAAGATTTCGCTCTCtacaaaaagctctttccaCCAAGTACTAGATTTTATCTCAGCGTTAATCGCTAcgagagaaagaaaaacatTGAACTGGCCATCAAGTCCTTTGCTCTGTCAACCGAAAGCAAGCGTAGTAATGTGAAGCTCGTCATCGCGGGCGGTTACGACGACAAGGTCTTAGAAAACAAGGAGTACCTGAAGGAGTTGCAAAATATTAGCAAAAATTCAAACCTTCCATATTTTACGCTGCATTACGCGCATTGGGACCAGCAGCTAAGCGATTCGGGTATTAGTGGTGCCACCGACGCAaaagttttatttttgacCTCAATATCctcatctttgaaagaccaGTTGCTTCGCGAGACAGACCTTCTTTTGTATACCCCGTCATTCGAACATTTCGGGATTGTGCCTTTAGAGGCAATGAAGCTGGGCAAACCAGTATTAGCAGTCAACAATGGGGGACCACTGGAAACAATAGTTTCTTTGATTCCAAATACGAATGAGAATAATTCTACAGGATGGCTGAGACCTTCAGATCCTAAGGAATGGGCTGATGCTATTGAAGAGTCTCGGGACTTTATAAAAGAAGTGGacaacattttcaaaaacaacgGCCCTGAGAGggtcaaaaagttgttctCAAGAACAGCCATGACCAAtcaatttgagaaaaacATTCAAGATATATCATGGAAAACTGACAAGAAAAGTTGGCTGGGTTATATTATGTTTATTTCTTCGGTTCTCTCGGTGATTTTTCCAGCTGCATTGCTCATGGGGTGTaattctttgagcttttgtGTGCTAAACGCTACTTTGGTCATTCTTTTTCACTCTGTCCCAACTTTAATGTGTATAGTCAGTGCGGTTCTTCTGACGCGCTTGTTTGAAGTGTTGATCCAGAAATAG
- the SGF73 gene encoding deubiquitination module subunit SGF73 (some similarities with uniprot|P53165 Saccharomyces cerevisiae YGL066W SGF73 SaGa associated Factor 73kDa Probable 73KkDa Subunit of SAGA histone acetyltransferase complex) → MTDIHSEIKGLRKDIQKDLEPRTASSTPNWKELISIAKSERSKSEKPPSHSDYFRDSASIIKNPLDKPLDYRICDGCGKPVSLSAIVEHLQTYCKGLPEHPLPNSVKVEEQEQPVDMSSSSIKKKNNPSNSKRSTPFGHDPDPESSPAIKKQRKTTATPASSKAKRRIKQRNPTEKHLIDFDKQCGVELPEGGYCGRSLTCKSHSVGTKRAVEGRSEPFDVLLSHYQKKNQLKTGNNTKLRAKPGQQSNSTNQGHSVHSGDGSMSTLTPEEETTQVLNGVSRSFPLPLETNVLASSRSRTKYFRMREMFASSFSVRPGFSAPGYGAIHSRVGCIDLDRTTDYTFRIRTPQLINQMNPNNLTPQQKQKLQQQRMLQAQMLAQQQQQQQQQQQQQQQQQQQQQQQQQHQQQQQQQQQQQQQLQNQSRQGSQTQHFNPVPQQYQNHPQSQQLSNGLVQPKNYTSLSQGDLETGLTPQGIQKQQQRLRQQQVQQQRFEAAAFHLATATKLMQSGPKPQNTGMVNGTASSVGSPVNMASNSRSNSSPLNQTTGQQLNSRVSNAEYDSGGAS, encoded by the coding sequence ATGACCGATATCCACTCTGAAATCAAAGGATTAAGGAAGGATATTCAGAAAGACTTGGAACCAAGGACTGCAAGCTCCACACCAAATTGGAAGGAGCTAATCTCCATCGCTAAAAGTGAGCGGTCAAAAAGCGAGAAGCCCCCCTCACATAGCGATTACTTTCGCGATTCAGCCAGTATCATCAAGAACCCATTAGACAAACCCCTCGACTATAGAATTTGCGACGGCTGTGGGAAGCCTGTAAGCCTAAGTGCAATTGTTGAGCATCTACAAACGTACTGCAAAGGACTCCCAGAACATCCATTGCCAAACAGCGTTAAGGTCgaagagcaagaacaacCCGTTGATatgtcatcgtcatcaatcaagaaaaaaaataacCCTTCGAATTCTAAAAGGTCTACTCCATTCGGGCATGATCCAGATCCTGAGAGTAGCCCGGCTATCAAGAAACAACGCAAGACAACTGCAACTCCCGCATCGTCAAAGGCGAAGAGGCGAATCAAGCAAAGAAACCCAACTGAAAAGCATCTTATTGATTTTGACAAGCAATGCGGTGTAGAACTTCCAGAGGGAGGCTATTGCGGCCGCTCCCTGACCTGTAAATCACACTCAGTTGGTACTAAGCGTGCCGTCGAAGGGAGATCAGAACCGTTTGACGTTTTACTGAGTCACTaccaaaagaaaaaccaGCTGAAGACAGGCAATAATACTAAACTTCGTGCGAAACCAGGACAGCAATCCAATTCCACAAATCAAGGTCATTCAGTACATAGTGGAGATGGGTCTATGTCAACCTTGACTCCTGAGGAAGAGACAACTCAAGTCTTAAATGGAGTATCTAGGTCTTTCCCACTCCCATTGGAGACTAACGTGTTAGCATCGTCAAGGAGCCGAACCAAATACTTCAGAATGCGAGAAATGTTTGCCTCGTCATTCTCAGTCCGCCCAGGATTTAGCGCCCCTGGATATGGCGCAATTCACTCGCGAGTCGGATGCATAGATCTCGACAGAACAACTGACTATACCTTCCGTATTCGTACACCTCAACTCATTAATCAAATGAATCCCAATAATCTCACACCCCAGCAGAAGCAAAAGCTTCAGCAACAACGTATGTTGCAAGCTCAGATGCTtgcacagcagcaacaacaacaacaacaacaacaacaacaacaacaacaacaacaacaacaacaacaacaacaacaacagcaccagcagcaacagcaacaacaacaacagcagcagcagcaacttcaaaatcaaagtAGACAGGGTAGTCAAACGCAGCACTTCAATCCCGTCCCTCAGCAATATCAAAATCACCCACAATCCCAACAACTTTCGAACGGACTTGTTCAACCGAAAAACTAtacttctctttctcagGGTGATTTAGAAACAGGTTTAACTCCTCAAGGTattcaaaagcagcagcagaggtTACGACAACAGCaagttcagcagcagcgttTTGAGGCCGCTGCGTTTCACTtggcaacagcaacaaagcTTATGCAAAGCGGCCCCAAGCCTCAAAACACAGGCATGGTTAATGGCACTGCCTCAAGTGTGGGATCACCCGTCAATATGGCAAGTAACAGCCGTAGCAACAGTAGCCCACTCAATCAAACCACGGGTCAACAGCTCAATTCAAGGGTAAGTAACGCTGAATATGACAGCGGGGGTGCAAGCTAA